The following proteins are co-located in the Silene latifolia isolate original U9 population chromosome 1, ASM4854445v1, whole genome shotgun sequence genome:
- the LOC141644403 gene encoding S-protein homolog 1-like — MGIIDLIKILLAFLIIGEAKGWAIGPTHYEFNIENAMSDGVLNVHCMTNDDDLGLVRLPVHNNYTHGFQTQMFKATRYFCDLIAPGRVYKVFDTFRDMIEFVDHECGGRHCFWKAMDDGIYLFHIQKKKYFKKYDWSTKQPSDGDPLEST; from the coding sequence ATGGGAATTATTGATCTAATCAAGATTTTGTTAGCATTCTTAATAATTGGAGAAGCAAAAGGATGGGCAATCGGACCGACACATTATGAGTTTAACATTGAAAATGCAATGTCCGACGGTGTTCTTAATGTTCATTGTATGACAAATGACGATGATCTCGGCCTTGTTCGACTACCCGTTCATAACAATTATACGCATGGGTTTCAAACACAAATGTTCAAGGCAACACGGTATTTTTGTGATCTCATAGCTCCGGGACGGGTGTACAAGGTGTTTGACACCTTTCGGGATATGATAGAGTTTGTTGATCATGAATGTGGAGGGCGACATTGTTTTTGGAAGGCAATGGACGATGGTATTTACTTGTTTCATATTCAGAAAAAGAAGTATTTTAAAAAGTATGATTGGAGTACAAAACAACCGAGCGATGGTGATCCATTAGAGTCTACCTAA